The Silene latifolia isolate original U9 population chromosome 4, ASM4854445v1, whole genome shotgun sequence region GAGTGAGGAGTGGCTGTGAGTAGAGGTGGTCGATGTTCTTGTCTTTTTGAGTGGATGAGAGAGTCAATAGAAAAAGGCATAAAGGAGTGGCTGTAAGTGTTAGATAAATGGAGGGATAAGATGTAAAGGGGGAGATCAACGGTTGAGGAGAGAACTTGGGTGGTACTATTCATTGCTACAGTACCACCAAGTTCCCTCTTTTTAAAGGGTAGAGATTTGGAGATTTATTTATACGGGCAAATGACGAGAAACAAGACAATGCTTATCCTACACACTGAATTATTTCATGTAGATCACAATCTCCGCTTATTATCTGATGCCTATCACATTTTCCTTTAAATTTTTTACTAGAAAAAACAAATTTTGTTATAATATTTTTTGGGACGTGCTAAATCTCGCACACTATTTTACTAaatcctacacaaaattaccGCTCATTCCAATTTTGCCCTTCCATTTCTAAAAACACTCCCCTTCTCTTCTTCCCTCCTCTCTCAACTGAGTCTCCTTCCTCTGCCGTTTCATACAAATCCAATTGAAGAACACATAGCACCTCAAATTAGATTTAAAATCATGATGTACGACTCCGTAAGAAATAACAAACGAGTTCATTAATTAACAccaatttattttaatataattaaaccaaaataatattacatttcaatttaaatAAAAATCATAGGACCACCGCTTAAAATATACGCCATTAACGGAACGACCTCGCCCGTCGCATTACCGATGGAGGTAGAGTTGAATTCAGCGCACGACATCGCCGTAAAAGTTTTAGAGATGACGGTGTATCTGTGGTTTCGACAAATGAGGTGTGGCTGTTGAAGAGCGACAAATGGGCGAAGGAATAGGTAATTGACTTAATTATTATCGTCAGTCGGTAGCCAGAAACGGCCTTTGAAGCGGCAGAGGATGTTAGTCGGTAGGGAGaggagagaaaaagagaaaggtgGGGAAATTAGGTTTAATTTTCTTTATGGGGTAGGTGAAATGAAAGGGGCAAAATTGGAATAAGTGAAAAATTTGTGTAAGATTTAGTCAAATGGCGTGCGAGATTTATCAATTACGTATTTTTTTGGTTTCAATGCCTTGTGCGTGTATAATTTCCGTTGATGTTGAAATTTTATCCGACAAGTGGTCGAGTTGTGAAAGCCGAGAGACGTATGATTGTATTGATACGTTTTTATATACTAAACTAGTTTTAaaacccgtgaaaaatcacgggtCCTATATAATTTCCCTTTTTTATTAATACTACTTgtataaaatatattttgatttgaaaacatTGCAAAcgataaaattggatgtaaataATGAGATTGAACATACTAACACGgtaatataaacaataataataatatgagattAGTGGGGAATAGAGGCATTGTATTTGTCGTTAAAATGTGGATCTTTATAAAATATACCAAAAAAAAATCTAATCATGAGTAACTCTTCTTCTCCTCTATTAACAACCTAGTAAATTAATGGGATTTAGTCATTTAATAGAGAGTTTTTTTTAATGTATATGTTGAACGGATGACGCTGCTCATTGCTCTGATGATTCATGATTTATGTTAACTCGTAAATTCAGTAATGATTTGCAttctcaattcatcatactcaaattaaatAGTCTAATTACATGTATATAGACATAAGTTGTTTATATAGAAATCAATGATTAATACTTATACATGGGTTATGTATTATGTATCTTCAAAATATTGGTGCTCCGGAGATTGAGGAGTTTCTTAACCGTCAATTTACCAACGGTGGTCAAGTTTTTCTCCTTCAATAGCTAAAAGAAAAATAGCCTAACAAAGTGAatgaagtaagactaatataGTAATTGAATACATTGAATATGTGTGTCTCtatttcaaatttaattatcatttgatggttttttttctcttgtaagaattatccgtcaatgttgtgtcgatactatcactacaactaaaaggccaagaataactaataggctaaaaccttagcataattattggaacaaaaatagataggctaatatcaattaaaatgaacgACATAAAAATACATCCTCAATATGGTGATTACTCCATTCAGCTTCATATTTGATCATccatatgaacacatcctccaacATCAACTATCGTGTTAAGCGATATTGAACTAATATCTTAAATAAAAAATTGATAATtcttaaattgtgttttgtactcaccgattgtcatgtattaataattaaaataggaaaatctcccaaaaaaaagaaattccaagaaaaaaaatgagaaacatcatgctacctcttaaaaaatccacataTTTGTCGACtgtcatttgcacgtattgatctccaagtatgtcatgctcctgaaaattcaatcaattgtacaaattagtattatgccaaaatcaattgtCATGAAATACAAAATTGTAtaagatataccgagtatatgtaaaatattatcaaatgagttttgtattaataattaaaatacgaaaatctcccaaaaaaaaattccaaggaaaaaaaatgagaaacatcatCCTCTTAAAAaaatccacatacttgtcgattgtcatttgcacgtattgatctccaaGTATGTAATGCTGatgaaaattcaatcaattgtacaaattagtattatgccaaaatcaattgtacacgaaatacaaaattgcataagatataccgagtatatttaaaatattatcaaatgagtttgaCCAATATAGTAAAATCTTATCATGGAAAAGAGAACATGAGAAAAACGAATTAGTTATAGGTtgataaaaaattataataaaaatgcatgtctattgttgtgctcatggaataaacattatcatctcaagaaaaaaaaaagtactgtagtaattaagaagtcataatatcatcaaaagttttaaggtaaactaaaaatatgaatcattataaagaaacttgagaaatgagttatggagaaagaagatgaaaagtatggttaaatgcttgtggtgaattgaataaagtattgaagtggaagaagataaaaagttattgtcttctttaattttttctgatattgtaattgtaagaataaatattaggggacataaaagaaaataattatGATGATGAGACTTGTAATATGACTTCTTGAAATCATGTTGTTATATCACATGTCATTTAAAAATGTACTCAATGTTAGTCTTTTTATACTATTTATTATATagattttaaagaaataaataaatgtatactttaattttatgagctgtgttaatatgaaaaaatttaaccgattcactaacatctatgttctcttccaaaattttcaattaaaatgtgaaatataattgtaaattatgaaatttttatgtgaattttcgtaagttacatctttttttggtttttttagctTATCAAATCATaaatatatacatttaatttaagaatattaatgatgtcttttaattttctttatttttatgttaCACAATATGTAAAGACATTTTTGTAAGTACTTTTAGTAATCATTCATTTTTTATAAGAATTATATCAAATaaccaataatctaataataattaataaataattaaataatcaataaaaattaatAGAAATTAATGGGGTATAAAATACTAAATGTTAATGCCatgtgaaattaaattaaatgctttaatctaacatgttaactatattgtatagatataattaagtatttaaaaaatttgtttgtaaattacttaaattatataaatattttcttatccatatattttatattttccaaaaccttaccctttacgtgaaataatttcatgaactaaatacacggtattattacccttttaaaattctatttttagtgtttaatttcacttaagtaTTTACTGAATTTGTttataaattacttaaattaaataaatattttatttttcatatattttatattttcctaagaaaatattttatatgatctttaatactcaATTGTCGATTAAGTAGTTCcgtaaaacatcttctatatacaaaaaagttatagtaacaacaatagtgaattaatgcctttaaaaaaaattaatgaatTAGTGATAATACAAtttttttcaacttcatttattcatcttcgttcttaatttcttatgtattcagttttttttttcgaatacatataatactactccatatgaaatattttgaaattattaacttataattaatgcgtatttttttattgtagttttttttcaGTTATGAattttaaagctaatggaatatggatggatttttaaggGAAATAAGTattttaaattaatgcaatataataattaattggataatccatgtcatattagtttgccaagtcacattgttacgtggctttttttcatcccatgtggcattgtctacgtggcatttttaggctagccttttaatagtatttatagattagTGAATAACTAAATTCTAAATTAGAGCTAAAAACATAAATTTTCACTATTCGTCTATATAGATTGTACTCCAGATGGATAGTGTCTTCTAATTAAAGTTGCTAGTGCAATTGGTTGGGACATGGGACATGAATATCCCAGCTATAATTAGACGAATTGAATAATGTAGGAGCCGTAGATGATTAGGTAAGTAATCCTTGACTGGTTGAGCGACAAGCTGACAACTTGGTTGTTTGACTTTTGGATTGAAAcggatctgaactgaattgaacttatagaatctgaattaAACTTGATCTGAACTGAAATTATAAGATTCGAACTTAAATTATTtaactttatttaatttaatttaattattatttttgttatttttcacATCTGTACTCTTGTATTTTTGCATTTTCTCACTTGTAACCTTCCTTTTTTTATTTCCCCAACTATGCCCCTGTATTTTTGTTTTACTCCTAACCATGCCCTTAGTAAATGTAAACGTTAAATTTTCTGTTAGTTTTGATGACTTGACCTTTTAATTGAATGACCCTAGATTTCCCTCCATTAGACCATCTCCAAGCAAAGGTCGCGTTAATTAGGTCGCGAcccaattttatttttttaaacccACTCTATTTATCTTGATCTACTTTCACCCTCTCAAGCAGAAGGTCATGACTTAGGTCATTAGTCCAATCATTTTTCACTTTCCAACCAATTACATCTCTCCACATTATATCATCTTTTCATATaatatactccctcatattctaaaTAACCCTCCATATTTACTTTTTCGTcaattcacaatactctccctatttccttatttgtcaaacttttatatttattttaatcccctcaccccacaacaataccctaTAATACtcatattttatcttattttaatcacacaatacctcccctctctccaatctcctacccccACACAAATATTTTACCATATGATACTCCcttccttaattcttgtgcccccTCCAAtggggagagttatttagaataagagggagtagttttttgttaattattaatattgtcaACCAATCACATATCATCACCGATAGTTCATGAGTTGGGTCAATTTACTCAaccaaaggtcacaaattgacctcctCTCTCCAAAGGTCACCataattttttggttaatttgtaattagtgtGACCAAGCAAGATCATGACCTAACAATTGACCGTGCTTGGGGATGATTTTACCACGAATCCACCATGAGTCATTGGGGCATATTCCATTTTATCTCTCATCATGTACATCAACCCATCTACCACGTATAACCCCACATCAACCACCACCCTTGGCCGATGTCACTCAAGCCTCAAGGCCTTATTAACACACGAAATTGCCAATAAACGTTAGAGCCACCGTCACCGAACTTGTACTATCGACAGACTTTGAAGCTTTTATAAAGTTATTATCTTGGTGCCAATTACGCCAGTAGTTTATTAAAATTTAATAAATCAATTACAAATTTGTAGGCTTAAATGGTTTTGGGAATTGTGGGGCAATTTAAAGGTGGTTCATCACATGAAATAAACCGGATTCTCTTAAATATATATTAGTGAAACATTATAGATAATTTAGACAAACCCATGTGTTTGTTCATCACATGATTCGATTTTGTTAAGTTGATCACTCATTTATAATCATTATATCGATCAAAAGTAAAACTATGATTGTAACAACTTGGTCCTCCATTTCTCCATATCCTCAAGGGCATTCAAAGCAATTTGTCCAGTCCCATTGACTAAGATTGTTGACCCTCTCGCAAGTAAAACCCATTCTTTATGGTGGTGAAATCTTAACATCTCTTGTAATAGGCAGCCATCTTTATCACTAAACCTTCTTTTGGATGTTATCATGCTATCAAATCGTGTCCAAAAATATGCCATGCTTGATTCAGGTAAACAATGGCTCAGTTGTTCAGTCAATATTACATTTTGCACCCTGCGACCAAGGTCTTTGTTGTGCCTATTTCCCACATAAACTATCTCTATACGGGCCCGTAAATTACTTGCTATAGAATGTGCTTGTCTTGTGAACCTTCGTATCCAGTCTACGTCATTGCCCCCATACACTATAATGTATCTTTCTTCTCGAATCTGTTTGACATGAGCTAAAATTCAACACACAAGTTCCTTCAAATGGTCaacttttattttatataaataccctcatctttttttttcctttttttaaatACGATGTTCTCGTTTTATGAGATGAACATGAGTTACGTTCAGCTCCTCCACTTGGAGTTCAAAGTTCAAATATACGCATGTTAATTAAAGACACGGAATATGTATGAAGATTGAAGGCTAATACGAAATGAGTGGAACTTACCCATTTTTGGATGATGGGATCAACAATGTCATTTACAAGAAGCTTTAGGTTCCATGTTTCTTTCTCCCACAGTTGTGCCTCCATATCATACGTAAGGTTATCAACGGAAAGGTTTTGCCAAATCCGCACCATATCGAGTATATCATATCTCAGTACTTCTCCCGAGGGACTTAAAAGAATAAGGATAGGCGTACCTTTGAAACCCCATTTATGTTCGAAGAAGTGAATTGCATCGTCTGTCACCATTGAAGGTTGGACCGAGTACCATGACATGGAATTTCGCAAAATTTTCAAGGTCTCTAGCTCATTCTTGACACGGTACTCTAACCCTGCAATCGAGTAGTTTATAACGGGCATCCATACTATTTCATCTTCTCCAGTGTCAATGGTGACACGCTTAATACTTTCTATATCTTCAGAAGGAATGTCTATCCTAGAGATGAGTAACAACACACGTTTCCCCCTCAAGACGTCAAGTTGATCCTGCCAGACCCATTACACATGACATATATATAGAATGAATTAGAAATTACAAGTTACTTTCTTTTGAAAAAATTTCATGTTAGTGTTCACTCTTTTAATTGTGTGCCCATATCAATTTAAGCGCGTACCATTCTCTTGGTCTCACCATGGTACAATGGAGGCATGTCTTCATCTTCATCTGTGGCTAGAACTCTCATGATTTCAACAACGTCAGCCTGATTTGATAATTTGTTATTAATAGTTTCAAGTGCCCCTGCATTGGTTCACACTTCACATTGAAgattttaatcatatttcaaatTATGGGCTTAGAATTAGACAGATGTACATTCACTTACTTTCACGATCCTTTGTCGTAAATAATGAGCGTATTAGGTCTTCATGGAGTGATTTGAGTTTTTCAAATTCTGTTGGCATTGGCATCCCTACCAAATATCTGATCATCATAATACATAACATACATCATTCAATAATACTTCatatatcaatcaatcaataaaaATATTACGCATGGTGACCAACAACTATTTTGCGTCGTTAATGAGCAAAGTCCATTTGCAACGTATTTAATTTGCGAGGGACTCCATTTGTCGCACAATTTCATAACAAATGCCTCGCTTTGAGACGGAAGAATTCATCACAATTCTATTTGCAACGACACTTACTGAGTTACTCGTATATATATTCTAAATATGATATACACTATTAGAATTAAATATATAGGCTTACTGATCAAGTCCCCTGCTAGACAATATAATGATTTGGGATGCAGCGACAATTGCACATCTTACTATCCAGTAGACATATATTTCTGGTCGATCATCGGGCATATCAGGATAGCCAAAACGTGAATTTATAATATCGAACAGGTATCGCAATGAATTAACCAGGATTTTGATGAATTCATTATTGGCTTCGATCTGATTTCTGTAAGCTTCTTTGTTCGCAGATATCAGTTCACTCTGATCGCCTGTTGTGGGTTCATTAACAGCATTGTCGGCGTAAATCCTAACAAGGAGCCAGAAGTCGCCAAAGGTAAGTGCAAATGCGGCTAATGTGGTTGCTGCTTTGTCGTCCCAAGAAAAGTTTGATAAATGAATCAGCACCTTGAGTGTGATACTGTGTGTGTCATTGCCATTCAAAATCCCACTTGTCATCTGCAATCATTATTTCTCTTTGTCAGAAATAAGTATGCTTGAAGAAAACGTTGGGAAAATTCATGTTCTGAAAATTATCAcaaaatgtttttttttggtgCGAAAAATTCTCACAAAATGTAGAATTGGTATCTTGTAAtacgtctatatatatatatatatatggagttATAAGATCTTACGGACCTCATTTAATGATATACCGATATATTAGTACTATCCGAAAATTGCAATAAACATATATATATGATACTCAGTTACTTCAAATTATCCGCCCATAATGACCTGAGAGATTAGCGTTCCAATTACATCTGGAAGTTTACTCTGCCTTTCAAGCTGCGGAAGGTCATGTATTACCATAGGGCGGCCCTCCAATAAAGCATCCTATATAAATCACCAAGTTTGCATAAACAGTAAACATCAGttgatttactttattttgtaatAAGTATTGACTGGGACGGAGGTAGTAATAAATTACGAACATACATACCTTTGAACCTTGTTCAATGGTTCCAGTAGCAcgtgttgggttccttatgttgatgataacatgcccatttgatttgtgttatcttagtttaccttttcaggattaatgatgtaatcaagcttggattaagaagtgttgaagttgtttattatcccattgtaattagtcgtgtgtcatctaatgtacaagcaagaaagttaagtatagtagagtaatagaaacagtccagatgaCTGTTGCTTTAACAAGTAAACAGCTGAGTGGATTGTTGTcacaactcgtaaaaacttgaagctTCCTTTTTATCCttcaaatgctttcacgtgactcttattttcaaagataaaaatctgattttattaaggaggtagtatccaataaagagtggtttgaattattcaaaatgtttcctctttatgcaaattcaatcctttggtttttaagaaaacaaaaagtgctttttgccatattggtgttaacttgtcatcatgtgacttgtctcacatcctttgtttttacgaaattgcatgagcatttaaggttgtctttcaaaccttctttctctattcttacctttgcaaaagactcctttttggtgcaagtttttaggtggttgctattgcccttcacatgtgaggtctttgacccttcaaaaccctagcaatcccttcactcacctcctctatataaaccgtgcatCCTCTCCATAAATTCCCAAGACTTTTCTGATTTAATTTttccaactttgcaaattgttttaagaGTTTAAAACCGTGTCTTTGCAAAATcgtttaaaagtcttcaagtgtcttcaagttgttacgaTCGTGTAcatgttgcttttctatactaaactctcttgcttaagaattgttgatcttgtaaaagttgtccacctctattctttgttaagaatgtgttagtggagacttgatcctataacattctaagtgtgttagtagagtttaggacggagtagtctttaactcttgacaaccggagtaggttgtgagttgttgagttctaggacggagtagtcctttaactcttggcaatcggagtagattgcgagttagcttgtcatagaacggagtagttcttgtactagctttgcaaccggagtaggttggcgtcttttattacaagggtcttttagttttcggagtagatcactaaaggaaagtaataaaaaggtagattggacgtaggcacttgagtttcttgccgaaccaattcaaaaatctcgtgttcaagtgcttattttatttccgctgctttttactttgtttgtttgttttgtttcgcttaaacttagaagtaagTTCATCATCACGTCGCATTTGGTGCAGTCATATTCcacaaaccgagacaaatagatacaaatCGATCGgaaacgattgttgctttcatacttcaaacaaacattcatcgtgatacttgttcaatccttctatattattcaaagtatcctctaatctcttttgttcacttaacttactttaatccaataaagttgaagttaaaatttttaaaaaagagtacctaattcaccccctccccctcttaggtacttgaatccataaactcaacaattggtatcagagcctcgtgctcttgatcgaggctaaccgccttagagtttgattcgtgggtaatggattccgagaaacactccaagatcccggtctttaccggttagaattttggatggtggaaactcaaaatggaacattacatcaaaagtatcgattatcaatgttggaacatcatccaaaatggacctcttgtcattgaggaaaccgatattcttaacggtttcactaagacaaaagaggaaagaaattacaatgagaacgacttcaagcttgccgaaaagaattccaaagcaatgtcgattcttcaacgttgtgttggtgagggggaagttagtcgaatctccgggtgtcctacggcaaaatccatttgggattcccttgtacttgcatatgaagggacgtcccaagtaagaaaacaccgtattgaccttctcatgcaacaatatgaaatgtttagaatgtcaaaggacgagtctttaaataatttttcttctcgtttttcttgtataattaatgagcttcaaagtctaggaaggaatttcgagtccgaggacatcattcgaaaaatccttcgtagtctaacccctaaatggcaacctaaagtcaccgccatagaggaagctaaagatttgtcaaccctatctcttcatgaactaatgggatcactaatggctcacgagtttaatctcgataagcattctagtgagtcatcaaagggaaagagtctcgccctcacatcttatccaagtgatgaagaagatgaggaggaagacgagtttgctatgttcacaagaaacttagccgggttggtcaatggacaaggtaacaaaaagttcactaataattactcgaaaaaacgctttcctaagagacgacctacttccaccgtgggatgctttaaatgtggtgacaaaactcatcaaattaaagaatgtcccaagtgggaggaaatcaaatctaagaaaagaagagaaaaggttaaaaaagactataaacatagagtcatgagtgctatatggggaatgtccgactccgaggaagatgaggaactcatcgaggaggaacttgaggctaaaatgtgtcttgcaaatcatggtaaagaaaagGTCTCAAAAAACCCAAAACTTGAACAATTAAGATGtctcatggctaaccccgacgattccgacaacgaggtaaatcatctaaaggccaaggctagaacttactccaaagagaaagtatgtaagcttcttgatcaacttcttgataagtgtcggtctcaaactaataagcttgatataatgcaaaatgagattgaggaaattgctcaagagaactttaatctgaaaaatgaactaaaagcaacagatcaAGTATTGTTATTTTCgaggcatataatgaagtcaaaagagtcaacaagttaaacaagcatttgactaaagaactagagcgtcttaggttgacccctacggacgtctctgaccttgagaatgtcaacacaactttggtgatgcaagtttcccaactaaccaaggaacgtgatgacattttgaaggacaaagatgctcttgaaaatgagatctatgaccttgtagttgaagttgtagacttaagagaaacagtctctaagactgttgcttctgaccacgacttagacaaattcaaaagaaaaagtgaatggttggaaaatgaaaatgagtgtctcaaaagtgaggttgtttgtctcaagaatgaaatagaagatctccatgataggcttactttctttcaaaaaggtatgcccgaatgtagcacttctaggtcttctcctcaccatagatccgatgaagtcgttgatctaagcaagagacttgacgagatgacatctaaatataaagagtccaaagaaagaatcgtttatctcgtgtctaaactcaacaatcacacccatgactttattgttgagaaaagattgtccatagaaagtgctaacaatgatgaactcaaaagaCAAAAGGAAAAGAATTTGCACCTTCTCTCTcgtgtcaatgacttgaccaatgaacttgttaatgctaagaacatcactgaaaaatgggaaggaagtcaaaccgtgttaaacttcctcacgaatcaaaccgagaaatgtgagAAATCTCtttggtttggggttcaaatggaacagtcggatgattgttgcatccagaagccttcaaaaacgattttagaggaaggaagtatgtaggtcttcccgaatacatcatttgcaattattgtggtgacaatggtcatgtttttaatggttgtacaaaacgttttgatgacattgataagaacaccaaagcattaaaagaaatggacattaagaaagacaccacaagttatgttgatcacaaaaagggacccaaattcatttgggttcctaaactcaaaaactaatcttgtgtagggcttggtgagaggcggccgcaattggtacttggatagtggatgctctcgtcacatgacgggtgatagaagccaattcctctcacttaaagcgtatgatggtggcacggtaaggtttggtgacaacaagaaaggtgaagtaattggtattggaaaagttggtaagtcatccttactttgtgtcgacaatgtgcggcttgtcaaaggtttgaaacataatctccttagtatttctcaactttgtgataagggtaatgttgttgaatttcatgctaatatgtgtcgaatttttgatgccactactaatgaactaatactcgaaggaagacgtgtcaaagatgtttacttaactaatttgaactctttatc contains the following coding sequences:
- the LOC141652413 gene encoding protein SIEVE ELEMENT OCCLUSION B-like — translated: MPTEFEKLKSLHEDLIRSLFTTKDRERALETINNKLSNQADVVEIMRVLATDEDEDMPPLYHGETKRMDQLDVLRGKRVLLLISRIDIPSEDIESIKRVTIDTGEDEIVWMPVINYSIAGLEYRVKNELETLKILRNSMSWYSVQPSMVTDDAIHFFEHKWGFKGTPILILLSPSGEVLRYDILDMVRIWQNLSVDNLTYDMEAQLWEKETWNLKLLVNDIVDPIIQKWIREERYIIVYGGNDVDWIRRFTRQAHSIASNLRARIEIVYVGNRHNKDLGRRVQNVILTEQLSHCLPESSMAYFWTRFDSMITSKRRFSDKDGCLLQEMLRFHHHKEWVLLARGSTILVNGTGQIALNALEDMEKWRTKLLQS